The genomic DNA aacacacacatcttACTcttaatgctctctctctctctctctcgttctctccgGTGCTGTAAATGAGTTGGGCTAACCTCTCTGACCACGCTCTTTCCTGTCTCTGCTGAACCACACATCTCATGAAATATTTAATGTGCTCGGGAGTGACCgacctctcttctcctctcttcttctttcaattcatttttttccACCCATCTATTCCACTATTCCTGTCCTGTCAAGTTCACTCTTGTCCTCGGCCTGATCCTCTCCTCCACTCGGTTcttcttaaagaaacagttcgCCCAGCAATTAAATCATCAATGCCTGAAAACTTTACTCTTCACCACAGCAAATCAAATATAGCATCTACTGTTTATGACTAGGGCAGTATATGAAAAGGTTTATTTTATGTTGATATTTATTGTTAATACATCTCTTCTACAGTTCATAATGACTATGTCTACTATGAGTCAATTACTCAGTGATGGATTCATAAAGAGTcactgaatcagtgtttttgaatgaattggtttagtgaatgattcaatgactcattcataaatacagtcacttgcttcattccttaaaaaatttaaaattaaatcggtgtgtttgaatgaatcagttgtgtaaatgattcaatgtCTCACTTATAAAAATAGTCACTTGTCACCACCTGCTGGTGAAATGATGTACATGCAAATATAACTTTAAATGAGCGCGTAAACAAGAATCAGAgcaaactgttttatatttttttaaatacacttaaaatgCATTCACAggtttgctcaaaaatacagtaaaactgtgaaatattattacaatctaaaataaatgttttcttattttaaattatattttaaaatgttaattatttctcTGATGCagcgctgaattttcagcatcattagtcttccggatcacatgatccttcagaaatcattctaatatgctgattttctgctcgagaaacatttctgattatcatcaatgctgaaaactgaaaactttttgcagcataatattttttttgttgaaacatgatacatttttgtattCCTTAATAAATTGAAAGttcagaaaatgtattaattttaaattgacTTAACAACCGTGGTCACTGTGAACTTTTCCacaggaaaaaaaagtaattaattaataaaataaaaaaacagtatataGGTTTGTTTTCATTCTTGGCTGTTCTTTTTCCTAATTTCATCCCCTTTCCATTCTcctttcaaaacattttctttgaGTGCTCATCTCTCATCAGTTCTCACATGACCTCCTCTCATTTCCTGTCCTCTCTCATCACCATcaccgtcatcatcatcatcctcatgcCTGAGCTCACGTCTGTGAGACTGCGATAATTCTGACGTCACGTCCACCTGCTGACCTCAGACTGCAGGACAGTCCATCCCATTTCATTCCTCTTTTTGCATATGGTTTGGCGTCCTAGAGCAGTGCGACCAGATCTGCGGCCAGTGTCTTGTTTAATCAACACTGATGAATATTTGATGGTGTGGTGGTGAGCACAGGGGTAGCCCAGGCCGCTTCTCTcattatctacacacacacacacacacacacgtaggcTCAATCTCAGCTGATttagacacacgctcacacactgcCTTTAAGCCTTGAACACGCACACAAAGTGTCAAACTTCCACTAGGCTCAGGCTAAGGAATATATTCAGTCATTCATCGTGGTTCACGCTTATCCAGCCTGAAATTTGACGAGTCAATGAGTTCATAGTGACACAGTATTGGTCCGTCCTGTCAGATCTTGTTTGGGATTTGTTTCATGCATAATGTATCGCATTAGGGATATCTTTACCTTTGTGTGCAGACATCTGTGATCGATAAGCCATTCATTGGGATAAATGATCAGCTGCCTATTTTTCCCATGTAGAGATCTGTGGAAGTCTCTGCTAGAGCTGTTTGATGTCGTTCTACAGAGAGTAATGCTTGATAATATCAATATCAATGGTTTAGCAGAATTAggcaaaaaaagattaaataagatGGATCTTATGATGTAGTGACATAATTTGGACAGGGTGTTATAAATAcaaaagattttgaaaagattGAAAATATAGAGCTATAAAATTAATTGGGATAGATAATTTGCTCTTTGAAGAGAAATATGTATTCAAATGAATCCTTATATATCTATTTTGCTTGTGGACTCTTTTGCAAGGAAAAACATATGAAATTACTGGGTCATTTTCTGAAAGAAATCTGAAAAGGCGGAGCCTGAAGCAAAAGTCTCCATTTGTTCTCAATGCATCTCATTGCTGTCTAGGAGAAACCACTgagatgtcttttttatttttattttccctaGGAAAGCatgtttgctttttttctttaaaattgatTTGAGATGCTTAATGACATCTCTACAGTTTTCTCCACATTGTCTTTGTGCAATCAAAAGGCTTCAAAACTCCATGTGAAGGGCCCATTTGTAAACAGTGTCACCCAGAGCTGGTTTGTAAATATCTCCACGCTTTGGTGAGAGGGATTGCTGGAACAAACGATGAACTCCAGAGGCAAAATGAGGATAATGATGAGGGGCGAGTGTGTTCAATAGAAGGTCAAAAAGTGCAGGGCCCGGGGCCATGAGAGCGTTAAAGAGACAGGATGAGAGAAAACACTTGACATTTATACAGCCCATCATAAAGAAACAGACTGACAGCTACTCTAACAATCCAATGGAAGAGTTGGATCAGCTGCAGTTCTCACGTGCTTAAAGCTATAGCTGAATATAGTTTGGCAGGAACCTTGCTGGCTCTTTAATTTCTGTCAGTTTGTTCTTGAAGGGTGCATTCATTTCTGGAGTCGTCCTGTCTGTGACAGAGCAGCATTTGATGTGCAGATAAATACAGAGAGCCGAGCAGGTTTTGATCTGCATAAAGACTTTAACCTCTATTTCCTCTCAGCTGCAGTAAACGCTGCGGGTTTGGAGTGGGGTCAGCCCTGCTTATCAAatatttttcaacttaaatgatgtatttattaaacaaatagCTTTTTGGTCTGACTCTGAACCCCTTGTGATTGAAATATGCCGTTGTGTCAACAGCCTGCCTCCTCTCGTAGCTGGCGAGATGCTGAAGATCACTGAATAAATACAAGTTGGAAATGAACACAGATCCGGAGGATTCGCTCTCCCAACCCCCTGTCTGACATTTGCGTCCACGGGCCATCCTTCATGGACATTGTTATAACAGATACAGAGCCATGCGTTTGCTCTGTGTGCACGTGTTTTCCATAAAACAGCCTGCTTTGGTTGCTACAGTGGCCAAATAGTTAATTACatgtttaaaatacaataataaatgattaatgcCATCATATAGataatttgcttatttaaatgttaatttttattttttacttaaaaattctATGTCAATTATCATATGAATtacataaacattatatataaaataatagttttttttctagATAACTCTGAGGTTCATCATTTACTTGATTAATTTCATGTTTGGATTTTATTTATTCTGCtcagttaaatataaataaatatatatatatatatatatatatacatataattaaaatCTGTATTATCTATATGGGTTGGATCCTGCAGAAATTAGGTCATTTTGATTTATCTttcaaattaatgtattttttatcaaaggtAAGAGATTATACTAATGATAAGGGTTTTATCAAACATTCTCACTGCTccattaattcatgcatttaaccgtgtaaaaaaaactgtaaaacagcaCAGCTCGCATCTTTAACTTTCCCCAATTGCCCCTGTTTTTCTCTTTCACATCCATCCGCTGAGTGTTTCTCTTTTTGCCTTAAATGGGTTAGCTGGTGTTCTTGTTGTCGCTGTTTGTAGCTGCTGAACTTTGAGGGTGGGATGCTGTTGAGTTGTGTTGATGAAGTATCTCTTGATTAATAGATCCATGAGGCAAACCGGCTGACATATGGCTCATGAAGCAGCTGGGATCTGTACCTGCGGCATCCCCTCCGGCCATTAACATATTAGAGGCTTTAGTGCAGGCAGAAAGACAGCAGCACCCTAGAGCTGTTTGATATAGACTCTCAATAATGCATTAGTCTTCAATCTGCGAGGGAGCTGTTCGTGGTGCTGAAAAATGGCGCTTGTGCTTTTCGGTGGTGTCAAACGCAGGCAAAATATAGTTTTAGAGtcagttttaaattaatatataaggGATTATCAGCGAAATTGTGccttttgtgtttaaaaaattcCTACAtcgttaaaaatatatttaaacgatcgaaatgtttgaataaatgattatAATATCTGTAAAAGCGAGCTGTTTCTAGCTGACGTAACTATTAGAAATTATTTTCGTTAAGGTAAATTATTGTAGTCGGGTTGATGTGGTGATATAAATAATTCATTTGACTTTAATAAACGAGTTAATTCAGTTCTTACCATAAACACATTTTTAGattagcaaaacattttataGTGTAAGAAGAAAACTTGATCTCAAAACTGACCTCCAAGGCAAACAGCATAAAACcgaataaaaataactaaagcaaTACAATTGCAAATTCTAATTTCTTTGAAAAATTCGTTTGTAGAAATTGTTACAAAGTAGAAAACTAATTGAAACTGTTGTGTGCATTGTTGGGTGGCACAAACTCACTCGATGGCACTTATAAGCTAAAGCTGAAAATTAAATCTGCTCTCTCTTAATAAGCTGTCGCAACAATAAAGCGTCGAATTATGGAACAATCCAAATGCATGTCTAGATCGGGATAATTTTAATGCCAGTCAAATCGAACTTGTCATTCTTTCCAAAAGAAAATGTCCATATACTCACTACGTTCTTCTCTTCGTTGCCAAAAGCCAAACAGTAgcaataaatgtttctttctcCAGCAGCACTGCAGCTGCGACCTGCTTTCATCAAGTGCTTCCCTGAAAAACCCCGATAGCTGTCtgaaaatattgcattttatatCAGCAAAGCGCGATTAATATTGCATCACCTACATATAACGTATTTTTTAAAGGCAGCAAAATGTAAAGCTCCCCACCCCTTCCCCCTCTGAATTCTTCTTCAAAATTACAGTGAGAAAGATCTGCAGTGTCgttttttatgaaaaaacaaactttatAAATTAGACGCATTTTATTGTGAGGGTATATAAAAGACACTGTTTGGAGACGGCCTGGTCTCAGGCttcattaaatgtttattgtCAGTTcggcagagtaaaaaaaaaaagcatagccTTTCATAGCATTTGCTTCTGTTTTGAGGGAATCATTTCGTATGATATAGCTATTATAGGCAGATATAGATTCGCAGAATTGAGTTCAGATGGAGATCTAATGTAATGCTCATGTTACCTCATTTAGCAGACACGTGCCCGGCCAAAAATTCCATCTGTTTGACACACTAACATCCCATTAGGGCGCCGATAACAATTACCGAGCTTTTTAATTAGTGTCTTGTTGTATTCCGTTTATTAATTTTCCAAACCACAGAGCATGAATTATTTAATAAACCGtagtaatagtatttaaatttaatGCTCAAGTAGAATCATGGCCGAAATTGTGCgacatttattaaaaagtgtctaatattatttagttattattactgtttattgttattattgttattattatcatcattatagaCCGCGTCTTGTCCTTTATTTACTATTTTGTCTGCAATGTATTCTGGTAAACTTAAGACGTTTTCTTGTTAACAGTTAAAAACTTGAATTTCGTGGTAATGATTTGTTTTTGCTGGTCTAACGGAATGCACGGTCTAGACTGAGAATTCCAGATCAtggaaatgaagaaaaataaaatgtataaataatgcaTGTTTCCAGAGTAATGACTGTATATCAAAGATATGCGCTAAGGAAGCCAATCAAACCACTGtaagtgaaagaaagaaagaaagaaagaaagaaagaaagaaagaaagaaagaaagaaagaaagaaagaaagaaagaaagaaattttaTTGGATCGATTTTCTCTTTCAAATCAAACGATGATTGGAATAATAGTGGGTTAATGTTTTCCGCCATTGTATGTTAATGATATATAACGttttaattatgacataaaactTTCTGGGTTCATCGTTTCgccgtttctttttttttttttttattagtatttaccGACAACTTTATGTAGGCTATTTTGGATTTAACTGTGCagagcactatttaaaaaaaaaacataacatatgTAGACAACAGTGGGTGGGTGCTGATAATTTTGAattctaataaaaatacatacattttacattccTCGttgatatgtaaatgtaaataaaaagctGTGAATGAGAACGAAAAATGTGTCTGTTTGTACTGTAGAATAAGATCCCCATCCAATAAACCTCAATGACAGCCTCGACTTTGATTTTCCATCGTTTATTAGAAGATTGCCGGGACATGTGTCCCTGCAGCTGGATTTGgcttacagaatggagaaaagtTTAGATGATAAGATGGTAAGACAGCAGACTGTTGGACAGGTGCACAGGTATGACAGAGTGAGGCGTCTCGTGACGCGCACGTGGCCGCTGTTTGTAAACATACttgtgcacaaaataaaaatcattacaacTTTTTCAGGAACAATTAACACGACAAACAACGTTGTGTCTTTATGTGAAAACAGGCATTAAACAGTGACTTACACCATCCACAAAGGTCTACCAGTAGATACTCTATGTAgtgcttgttttttcttttttcttttttttctttcaatgcaTAGAATGTTTGCACTGCAAACCAAAGTATACAAACCAacgaaattatattttagtacaaTTTTCCTTAAGAATGTAGGTGTAATCATCTTTATCATGCGAGTTAACTAATATCCGCAGAGGAAGAATTCTGATTAGccaaaataatcattataataaaaaattaacagaaaataaaaaatcggCAATTGAGTTTTGCACGGTGAGCAAGTGTCATTTGTACGTAAATCCACATATATATACAAAAGCATTTGAATATATCTAACCAATCTAAATAACAGTAGATTTCAGTGCAATTTCAACAAATACGAGCGGTGGTTGCCAcctttattatttaaaagggACTGTGTATAATTTTCTTTTCCTACTGTGTATTCATCAGAGCAGACCTTTGAAACACTGAATGATCACATTATAGTTCATCAGCAAGACTGTGAAAGAGGGATCtgctttaaacacatttaataatcaaaaatatagcAGTTCCCTGTAcgaatgaataaatacacaaatatgccgaacaaaaataaatacataaataaataaattaggataGAGTTAAACTATGAGGTAATCCATAAATGGCTATTTTTCACCATTCGTCGCGGGGAGGTGGGGGGCAGAGCTGGGTGTATCTAAGTAGAGTTGAACCGCAGAAAAGTAGTTCATCTGGATTACCTGTTATTTGCATACTTCACATTCACCAGTACAGTGAAAAGAAACACGAGTTGTGTAAATAAAACGGTACTAATCATGAGCACACGCGCATTTGAGCCAAAGCGATGATCCTTGGTCCCCAAAAGTCCTATTCGTTTTGTTTTCTCCTAGAAGTAAAGTCCATCAGTGAGTCGCGGAAAATTTCAACCTCTTCTGTTTTTGTCTTTGGTTGCAAAACCATACTCGCACCACGTTCTTTTTGAGGTCCAATTTCTCAGCTATAGCCGCGATTTTCTCCGACGACGGCCGGGGCTGCACCGCGAAATACGCCTCTAGAGATCGCTTCTCCGGGGCCGCTATGGAGGTCCGCTTGCGCTTCTTCTCACTGCCGTTGAAAATGTCGGGTTTGCTCATTTTCTCGCGCTGGGCGCCCTCGGCCTCCTCCAGCCACGCCTGGAGGATGGGTTTGAGCGCAATCATGTTGTTGTGCGACAGAGTTAGAGACTCGAAGCGACAAATGGTACTTTGGCTCAGGCAGCCCACGCCTGGGATCTTCAGGTTGGCCAGCGCGCCCCCCACGTCCGCCTGAGTCACCCCGAGTTTGATCCGCCGCTGTTTGAAGCGTTCAGCGAACGCCTCCAGCTCCCTCGGGTCCGTGTCCGAGTCGTTAATGGAGGGCAGTCCGTTGTTGGCGAGTCCCGGCGCGCACTGGTGCGCACCGCCGTGGTGGCCCGGTAAGAG from Carassius carassius chromosome 17, fCarCar2.1, whole genome shotgun sequence includes the following:
- the pou4f1 gene encoding POU domain, class 4, transcription factor 1, whose protein sequence is MMSMNSKQTHFAMHHSLPEHKYTTLHSSSEAIRRACLQTPQLQSNIFTSLDETLLARAEALAAVDIAVSQGKSHPFKPDATYHTMNTVPCSSASTVPLAHHHHHHHHHHQNLEPADLMEHIGSPSLALMPSAHEGSGGGGGGGGGGGGLISTSAHPHSHMHGLTHLSHQAAMNMNSPLTHHGLLPGHHGGAHQCAPGLANNGLPSINDSDTDPRELEAFAERFKQRRIKLGVTQADVGGALANLKIPGVGCLSQSTICRFESLTLSHNNMIALKPILQAWLEEAEGAQREKMSKPDIFNGSEKKRKRTSIAAPEKRSLEAYFAVQPRPSSEKIAAIAEKLDLKKNVVRVWFCNQRQKQKRLKFSATH